From Granulicella sp. WH15, the proteins below share one genomic window:
- the pdxA gene encoding 4-hydroxythreonine-4-phosphate dehydrogenase PdxA yields MSLPKIALTIGDPAGVGAEITLKALADRDLLGIAEWIVIADPVALEAIDPEFRKSLDPRVRLVEASNLDPAKPIQHGQLSADYGLAAIDYVRRATLMCLADEADAMVTAPLNKEAVTMSGQIFSGHTEFIAEICGATESRMLLASERLSTVHVSTHIALEQACKLEQGRIIRTIELGAEAMRLMLGRPARIGVCGLNPHAGEHNLFGHQDSEIIAPAVEAAQKLGFDVTGPHSPDAIFLKGVRGGFDLIVAMYHDQGHIPMKLIDYEKTINISLGIPIIRTSVDHGTAFDIAGQDKADCRNMQAAMRMAARMAAGKLSLKGAQ; encoded by the coding sequence ATGAGTCTGCCTAAAATCGCTCTCACCATCGGAGACCCTGCCGGAGTAGGCGCGGAGATCACCCTCAAGGCCCTGGCCGACCGCGACCTGCTCGGCATCGCCGAGTGGATCGTCATCGCCGACCCGGTTGCCCTCGAGGCCATCGACCCTGAGTTCCGCAAGTCGCTGGACCCGCGCGTACGCCTCGTCGAAGCCAGCAACCTCGACCCTGCCAAGCCCATCCAGCACGGCCAGCTCTCGGCCGACTACGGCCTGGCCGCTATCGACTACGTCCGTCGCGCCACGCTCATGTGCCTTGCGGACGAGGCCGACGCCATGGTCACCGCGCCGCTCAACAAAGAGGCCGTCACCATGTCCGGCCAGATCTTCTCGGGCCACACCGAGTTCATCGCCGAGATCTGCGGCGCCACCGAGTCGCGCATGTTGCTCGCCAGCGAGAGGCTCTCCACCGTCCACGTCTCGACGCACATCGCGCTCGAGCAGGCCTGCAAGCTCGAGCAGGGCCGCATCATCCGCACCATTGAGCTTGGAGCCGAGGCCATGCGCCTCATGCTCGGACGCCCTGCGCGCATCGGCGTCTGCGGCCTGAACCCGCACGCGGGCGAGCACAACCTATTCGGCCATCAGGACTCGGAGATCATCGCCCCGGCGGTGGAAGCCGCGCAGAAGCTGGGCTTCGACGTCACCGGCCCGCACTCGCCCGACGCCATCTTCCTCAAGGGCGTGCGCGGCGGCTTCGACCTGATCGTGGCCATGTACCACGACCAGGGCCACATCCCCATGAAGCTCATCGACTACGAGAAGACCATCAACATCTCGCTCGGCATCCCCATCATCCGCACCTCCGTCGATCACGGCACGGCCTTCGACATCGCGGGCCAGGACAAGGCCGACTGCCGCAACATGCAGGCGGCGATGCGCATGGCGGCGCGCATGGCGGCAGGCAAGCTGAGCCTGAAGGGGGCTCAATAG
- a CDS encoding alpha/beta fold hydrolase has protein sequence MTLSTRITALLLLGVAIAAPAQVASKKQVNQWRTQMRQALFIPNPLPAVQPESYGTFTPAPGIVAERVSYRSEYGLRIPAVIYAPATKPKGRQPAIIVVNGHGGDKSSWYAYYTGVLYARAGAVVLTYDPIGEGERNDDHKYGTSEHDKIIDVPTMPARMGGLMVTDVMQAVSYLSQRPDVDAHRIAVMGFSMGSFISALAGAADPRIHALLLTGGGDLDGPGGYWDASHAVMCQSGPYKALSFLGDRPAVLYTMNARRGTTFILNGTNDTVVDIPHHEQDFFDAMRQRVIALNGGSKGVFETLFDPGASHRPGWIARPSAKWLGNNLRFPNWPESTINQLPIISIRAWAAKVGYPLGKSSGREDRDAGIQSIDGDVPLMTHEQTDVLSMEKWQERKSEFVYANWVKAALAQANNEGSSK, from the coding sequence ATGACTCTCTCGACACGCATCACCGCATTGCTGTTGCTCGGAGTCGCCATCGCCGCGCCCGCGCAGGTGGCCAGCAAGAAGCAGGTCAACCAGTGGCGCACCCAGATGCGCCAAGCCCTCTTCATCCCCAACCCCCTGCCCGCCGTGCAGCCCGAGTCTTACGGCACCTTCACGCCAGCCCCGGGCATCGTCGCCGAGCGCGTCTCCTACCGCTCCGAGTACGGCCTGCGCATTCCAGCCGTCATCTATGCACCGGCCACCAAGCCTAAGGGCAGGCAGCCCGCCATCATCGTCGTCAACGGCCACGGTGGCGATAAGTCGAGTTGGTATGCCTACTACACCGGAGTCCTCTACGCCCGCGCCGGGGCTGTCGTTCTCACCTACGACCCCATCGGCGAGGGCGAGCGCAACGACGACCATAAGTACGGCACCAGCGAGCATGACAAGATCATCGACGTCCCCACCATGCCCGCGCGCATGGGCGGCCTCATGGTCACCGACGTCATGCAGGCCGTCTCGTACCTTTCGCAGCGCCCTGATGTGGACGCCCACCGCATCGCCGTCATGGGCTTCTCGATGGGGTCGTTTATCTCCGCGCTGGCGGGTGCGGCGGACCCGCGTATTCACGCGCTGCTGCTCACCGGCGGCGGCGATCTCGACGGCCCCGGCGGCTACTGGGATGCTAGCCACGCGGTCATGTGCCAGTCCGGCCCGTACAAGGCGCTCAGCTTCCTCGGCGATCGCCCGGCTGTTCTCTACACCATGAACGCCCGTCGCGGCACCACGTTCATCCTCAACGGCACCAACGACACGGTGGTCGATATCCCGCACCATGAGCAGGACTTCTTCGACGCTATGCGGCAGCGCGTCATCGCACTTAACGGTGGCTCGAAGGGAGTATTCGAGACCCTCTTCGACCCCGGCGCGAGCCACCGTCCCGGCTGGATCGCCCGCCCGTCAGCCAAGTGGCTGGGCAACAATCTCCGCTTCCCCAACTGGCCCGAGAGCACCATCAATCAACTGCCGATCATCTCCATTCGCGCATGGGCCGCGAAGGTCGGCTACCCTCTAGGTAAGAGTTCGGGCCGCGAAGACCGCGACGCGGGCATCCAGTCCATCGACGGCGATGTGCCGTTGATGACCCACGAACAGACCGACGTGCTCAGCATGGAAAAGTGGCAGGAGCGCAAGAGCGAGTTCGTCTACGCAAACTGGGTGAAGGCCGCGCTGGCACAGGCAAACAACGAAGGAAGCAGCAAGTGA
- a CDS encoding four-carbon acid sugar kinase family protein: protein MKNAPSIPQQQVDTPRVIILADDLTGACDSGVAFLSSGRQVRVVLDLTSFDSSSGEDEVWSFTTESRNLPMHEAAERLTESMAKLPHEGSLFFKKVDSAARGHLGTEVIAALRSSSASIALVAPAFPEAGRTVHAGVLRVSDFSGQDSTIALRDLFAHEKEISIDVLADDSPRQQLADDISAAIANNTDILLCAARTQQHLHDLAAAALHLDQPILWAGSAGLAHALADELPKANASSIAQAITAKPGRTVLFAGTPHPVTLSQVARLDGAAHETHIIDCAVTPEAAIRETFSFSPVSALILTGGDTAAFVLRALSASSILLAGEIARGIPWGIIAGGMAAGCIVITKSGGFGNPESLVHAFEFCERRLYESA from the coding sequence ATGAAGAACGCCCCATCCATTCCGCAGCAGCAGGTCGATACGCCCAGAGTCATCATCCTGGCCGATGACCTGACCGGCGCCTGCGACAGTGGCGTTGCCTTCCTCAGTTCGGGAAGACAGGTGCGGGTCGTTCTCGATCTGACGAGCTTCGATAGCTCAAGCGGTGAAGATGAGGTGTGGTCGTTCACTACCGAGTCGCGTAACCTGCCGATGCATGAGGCCGCAGAGCGCCTGACCGAGAGCATGGCGAAGCTGCCGCACGAGGGAAGCCTCTTCTTCAAGAAGGTGGACTCCGCGGCCCGCGGTCACTTGGGTACTGAGGTTATTGCAGCGCTTCGTTCCTCCAGTGCCAGCATCGCCTTGGTCGCTCCGGCGTTCCCCGAGGCTGGCCGCACCGTACATGCTGGCGTCCTGCGCGTGAGCGACTTCAGTGGTCAGGACTCGACCATCGCCCTGCGTGACCTCTTCGCTCACGAAAAAGAAATCAGTATCGACGTGCTGGCCGATGATTCTCCAAGGCAGCAGCTTGCGGACGATATCTCCGCTGCCATCGCCAACAACACCGACATCCTTCTCTGCGCCGCAAGGACGCAGCAGCACCTGCACGATCTGGCCGCAGCCGCTCTGCATTTGGATCAGCCGATCCTCTGGGCTGGCTCTGCCGGTCTGGCGCACGCGCTGGCGGATGAGCTGCCGAAGGCCAACGCATCTTCCATCGCACAGGCCATTACAGCCAAGCCGGGAAGAACCGTGCTCTTCGCGGGCACGCCGCACCCGGTCACTCTGAGTCAGGTAGCGCGCCTCGACGGAGCCGCGCACGAGACCCACATCATCGACTGCGCCGTCACGCCCGAGGCTGCAATTCGAGAGACGTTTTCTTTCTCGCCGGTCTCCGCGCTGATCCTCACCGGCGGCGATACCGCAGCGTTCGTCCTGCGTGCGCTCAGCGCTTCGAGCATCCTGCTTGCAGGCGAGATCGCCCGCGGCATCCCCTGGGGCATCATCGCGGGCGGCATGGCTGCGGGCTGCATCGTCATCACCAAATCCGGCGGCTTCGGCAATCCCGAGTCGCTCGTACACGCATTTGAGTTCTGTGAACGGAGGTTGTATGAGTCTGCCTAA
- a CDS encoding glycosyl hydrolase family 65 protein, translating to MKTSRKHATRSWLTILPLALALPAGAPSAGAQTVLHPADYAHYVDLFHDQEREATGKLYEGEGGESTWPWMQREIPWFDASDKHFEEMYYFRWYAWKKHLVKTSKGYVVTEWLPKPDFKDGSYGALNDAVPFHLGEARWLHTSAIAEDDARYWFSVPDSDTRKYSAAMASAVRDLTLANGNAALGTTLLPALKTYYKAWETTQQDANGLFWSIDTRDAMEKSISGDGYRPTLNSYMYGDARAIAAIAAAANDTATATAFNQKADTLRNLIETRLWNPKDQFYEVVSPAADSGIRKQKKFIDPGTQMQLSGVREQIGYNPWLFDIPPVSHAIAWKQLFDPQGFDGRYGATTAERRSPRFRFASSDQCTWNGPAWPFAMTQTLLALAAYENLPGSFVLGPADYYKLFSRYVLAQHQTLASGHTIDWIDEDYDADTGEWIAKNMLIAKNKQVGRGNYYNHSGFVDPLITGLIGLRPRADNQIVLHPLLPPGQWSYFAIDALPYHGHTLTILWDETGKRYHRGKGLTLLIDGKKAASRKTLGPLEAALR from the coding sequence ATGAAGACCTCACGCAAGCACGCAACTCGAAGCTGGCTGACGATCCTCCCGCTGGCTCTGGCCTTGCCTGCCGGTGCCCCGTCTGCCGGTGCCCAGACCGTCCTCCATCCAGCGGACTACGCCCACTACGTCGACCTCTTCCACGACCAGGAGCGCGAGGCCACCGGCAAGCTCTACGAGGGCGAGGGCGGCGAGTCCACATGGCCCTGGATGCAGCGCGAGATCCCCTGGTTCGACGCCTCCGACAAGCACTTCGAGGAGATGTACTACTTCCGCTGGTACGCCTGGAAGAAACACCTGGTCAAGACCTCGAAGGGCTACGTCGTCACCGAGTGGCTGCCCAAGCCCGACTTCAAGGACGGCAGCTACGGCGCGCTGAACGACGCCGTGCCCTTCCACCTCGGCGAGGCCCGCTGGCTCCACACTTCCGCCATCGCCGAAGATGACGCCCGCTACTGGTTCTCGGTGCCCGACTCCGATACCCGAAAGTACAGCGCCGCCATGGCCTCGGCCGTCCGCGACCTGACGCTGGCCAATGGTAACGCCGCCCTGGGCACAACGCTTCTGCCCGCGCTCAAGACCTACTACAAGGCGTGGGAGACGACCCAGCAGGATGCGAACGGCCTCTTCTGGTCCATCGACACCCGCGATGCGATGGAGAAGAGCATCTCCGGCGACGGCTACCGCCCCACCCTCAACTCCTATATGTACGGCGACGCCCGCGCCATCGCTGCCATCGCCGCCGCTGCTAACGACACGGCCACGGCCACCGCCTTCAACCAGAAGGCCGACACCCTCCGCAACCTCATCGAAACCCGTCTCTGGAACCCCAAGGACCAGTTCTACGAGGTGGTCTCGCCCGCCGCCGACTCCGGCATCCGCAAGCAGAAGAAGTTCATCGACCCCGGCACCCAGATGCAGCTCTCCGGCGTCCGTGAGCAGATCGGCTACAACCCCTGGCTCTTCGACATCCCGCCCGTCAGCCACGCCATTGCCTGGAAGCAGCTCTTCGATCCCCAGGGCTTCGACGGCCGCTACGGGGCCACTACCGCCGAGCGCCGCAGCCCGCGCTTCCGCTTCGCCAGCTCCGACCAGTGCACCTGGAACGGCCCCGCGTGGCCCTTTGCCATGACCCAGACCCTGCTGGCGCTGGCGGCTTATGAGAACCTGCCCGGCTCTTTCGTCCTCGGCCCGGCGGACTACTACAAGCTCTTCTCGCGTTACGTGCTGGCCCAGCACCAGACGCTGGCGAGCGGCCACACCATCGACTGGATCGACGAGGACTACGACGCCGACACCGGCGAGTGGATCGCCAAGAACATGCTCATCGCCAAGAACAAGCAGGTGGGCCGCGGCAACTACTACAACCACTCCGGCTTCGTGGACCCGCTCATCACTGGCCTCATCGGCCTGCGCCCGCGCGCCGATAACCAGATCGTCCTGCACCCGCTGCTGCCGCCGGGGCAGTGGAGTTACTTCGCCATCGACGCCCTGCCATACCACGGCCACACGCTCACCATCCTGTGGGACGAGACCGGCAAACGCTACCACCGGGGCAAGGGCCTGACCCTCCTCATCGACGGCAAAAAAGCCGCCTCACGCAAGACCCTTGGCCCGCTAGAAGCGGCCCTGCGCTAA
- a CDS encoding sodium:solute symporter → MHLLDEIVIGLYMAVLVGIGMRVSRRQRTTDQYFLAERSIPGWAIGMSLLATIITSVTFIAYPGAAYAGNWSLLVPGIMFVLVIAGIGVVVVPFFRQVVAMSVYEYFGKRFGSGVRMYSSFAFAMGHFSKMGFVFYLLALSVGGITGWSLTKVIIVLGIITIFYTLIGGLEAVIWTDVIQGFVLWSGVAVSIGLLLFSPRVHTGEVLHLIAANHKTSLGSMSFDLHTQTFWTMAIYGLFFYLQKYTADQTVVQRYLAATTDRAALRGIGMGAMLCLPVWTAFMFIGSLLWAFYRITGEHLPKSITKPDQIFPHFMVTQMPPGVAGLFMAALFGAAMSMLASDLNCLAVIVVEDFYGYLLPGRTDRQRLRVGKVAVAVSGLLAIAVALRLSNSQGSALALYYLITAVVAGGLAGLFLLAFLVRKAGRAAGLIGIVVNLVFTTWATLTMNHGHTWNLHQYNYPWHEFTIGAIGNILLFVVGYLASLALPASEASGATLWDWLAQRRSHPQHPTLNTQRSNG, encoded by the coding sequence ATGCACCTTCTCGATGAGATCGTCATCGGTCTCTACATGGCTGTGCTGGTCGGCATCGGTATGCGCGTCTCGCGACGTCAGCGTACTACCGACCAGTACTTCCTCGCCGAGCGCTCCATCCCCGGCTGGGCGATCGGCATGTCGCTCTTGGCGACGATCATCACCAGTGTCACCTTCATCGCCTATCCGGGCGCGGCCTACGCGGGCAACTGGTCGCTGCTGGTGCCGGGCATCATGTTCGTCCTTGTCATCGCGGGCATCGGCGTCGTGGTCGTCCCGTTCTTCCGCCAGGTCGTCGCCATGAGCGTCTACGAGTACTTTGGCAAGCGCTTCGGCTCCGGCGTGCGCATGTACTCGTCCTTCGCCTTCGCCATGGGCCACTTCTCGAAGATGGGCTTCGTCTTCTACCTGCTGGCGCTCTCGGTCGGCGGCATCACCGGCTGGAGTCTCACGAAGGTCATCATCGTCCTCGGCATCATCACCATCTTCTACACGCTGATCGGAGGCCTCGAAGCCGTTATCTGGACCGACGTGATCCAGGGATTCGTCCTCTGGAGCGGCGTCGCCGTCTCCATCGGTCTGCTGCTCTTCTCGCCCCGCGTCCACACGGGCGAGGTGCTGCACCTGATCGCGGCGAACCACAAGACCAGCCTCGGCAGCATGAGCTTCGATCTCCACACCCAGACCTTCTGGACGATGGCGATCTACGGCCTCTTCTTCTACCTGCAAAAGTACACCGCCGACCAAACGGTCGTGCAGCGCTACCTCGCCGCTACCACCGACCGCGCCGCCCTGCGCGGCATCGGCATGGGCGCGATGCTCTGCCTGCCGGTGTGGACGGCGTTCATGTTCATCGGCAGCCTGCTCTGGGCCTTCTACCGCATCACCGGCGAGCACCTGCCCAAGTCCATCACCAAGCCCGACCAGATCTTCCCGCACTTCATGGTCACGCAGATGCCGCCCGGCGTCGCCGGCCTCTTCATGGCGGCTCTCTTCGGCGCGGCCATGTCGATGCTGGCCTCCGACCTCAACTGTCTCGCGGTCATCGTCGTCGAGGACTTCTACGGCTACCTGCTTCCGGGCCGCACCGACCGCCAGCGACTACGCGTCGGCAAGGTCGCAGTGGCGGTCTCGGGTCTGCTGGCCATCGCGGTGGCGCTGCGTCTCTCGAACAGCCAGGGCTCGGCACTGGCTCTCTACTACCTCATCACGGCTGTGGTCGCGGGCGGACTAGCCGGGCTGTTTCTACTGGCCTTTCTGGTCCGCAAAGCAGGCCGTGCCGCCGGGCTCATCGGCATCGTGGTCAACCTGGTCTTCACCACCTGGGCGACCCTCACCATGAACCACGGCCACACCTGGAACCTCCACCAGTACAACTACCCCTGGCACGAGTTCACCATCGGAGCCATCGGCAACATTCTGCTCTTCGTCGTCGGCTATCTCGCCTCGCTCGCGCTGCCCGCCAGCGAAGCCTCCGGCGCGACCCTATGGGATTGGCTGGCCCAGCGCCGCTCACACCCACAACACCCAACCCTCAACACACAACGGAGTAACGGATGA
- a CDS encoding aldolase/citrate lyase family protein: MNRLRKAVELNGGKTLLGAALYFYDPIFLEIAAHLGYQAIWIEMEHAPITFAEAADLCRMAAGTGMLTMIRIPDSRRENVLKAAECAPDIIDVPMVNTSAQMGEIRQYARFAPDGHRGYFSVSRAVNYGVNNSVNETQQSVNRELCLMAQIEHTDAMSELSQLAATPDVDLFVGPADLAASMGYPSQTNHPVVREACTKIVQAARANNKLIASACAPADFKFWLDQNIDLLFCTNDIACLKRGAGLALEEARALLAQA, from the coding sequence ATGAATCGGTTGCGCAAGGCAGTTGAACTGAATGGTGGCAAGACGCTACTTGGAGCGGCACTCTACTTCTACGATCCCATCTTCCTTGAGATCGCCGCTCACCTCGGATACCAGGCCATCTGGATCGAGATGGAGCACGCGCCCATCACCTTCGCCGAGGCGGCCGACCTCTGCCGCATGGCTGCCGGCACCGGGATGCTCACCATGATCCGCATCCCCGACTCCCGCCGCGAGAACGTCCTCAAGGCCGCCGAGTGCGCACCCGATATCATCGACGTCCCCATGGTCAACACCTCGGCCCAGATGGGCGAGATCCGCCAGTATGCCCGCTTCGCTCCCGACGGCCACCGGGGCTACTTCAGCGTCTCCCGCGCGGTCAACTACGGCGTCAACAACAGCGTCAACGAGACCCAGCAGAGCGTCAACCGAGAGTTGTGCCTGATGGCTCAGATCGAGCACACCGATGCGATGTCGGAGCTGAGCCAACTGGCCGCGACGCCGGATGTCGATCTCTTCGTCGGCCCCGCCGACCTGGCCGCGAGCATGGGCTATCCCTCGCAGACCAACCACCCGGTCGTCCGCGAAGCCTGCACAAAGATCGTTCAGGCCGCGCGCGCGAACAACAAGCTCATCGCCTCGGCCTGTGCTCCGGCGGACTTCAAGTTCTGGCTCGACCAGAACATCGACCTGCTCTTCTGCACCAACGACATCGCCTGCCTGAAGCGCGGCGCGGGGCTGGCTCTCGAAGAGGCCCGCGCTCTGTTGGCACAGGCTTGA